The following are from one region of the Platichthys flesus chromosome 2, fPlaFle2.1, whole genome shotgun sequence genome:
- the pparg gene encoding peroxisome proliferator-activated receptor gamma, which yields MQTPGADFNHQGCHGIFPVDMVDTQQLLAWPVGFSLSAVDLSELDDSSHSLDMKHLSTLDYTSISSASVPSSLSPQLMSSISSVGVAYDPSPPQSEEHLTNMDYTNLHSYRTEPNVHNSIKMEPESPPQYSDSPVFSKLQDDTTAASLNIECRVCGDKASGFHYGVHACEGCKGFFRRTIRLKLVYDHCDLHCRIHKKSRNKCQYCRFQKCLNVGMSHNAIRFGRMPQAEKEKLLAEFSSDMEHMHPEAADLRALARHLYEAYLKYFPLTKAKARAILSGKTGDNAPFVIHDIKSLMEGEQFINCRQMPIQEQQPASVITAAHGGLTEHHMGSDYGVWGMTSISGQEPQNALELRFFQSCQSRSAEAVREVTEFAKSIPGFTDLDLNDQVTLLKYGVIEVLIIMMSPLMNKDGTLISYGQIFMTREFLKSLRKPFCQMMEPKFEFSVKFNTLELDDSDMALFLVVIILSGDRPGLLNVKPIEQLQETVLHSLELQLKLNHPDSLQLFAKLLQKMTDLRQIVTDHVHLIQLLKKTEVDMCLHPLLQEIMKDLY from the exons ATGCAAACACCAGGCGCAGATTTTAACCATCAGGGCTGTCACGGTATTTTCCCAG TCGACATGGTGGACACCCAGCAGCTCCTGGCCTGGCCTGTGGGTTTCAGTCTGAGTGCCGTGGACCTCTCGGAGCTGGACGACAGCTCCCACTCTCTCGACATGAAGCACTTGTCCACGTTGGACTACACCTCCATCTCCTCGGCCTCCGtcccttcctctctgtctccccagCTCATGTCCTCCATCTCTTCCGTCGGCGTGGCCTATGACCCCAGTCCGCCGCAGAGCGAAGAACACCTGACGAACATGGATTACACCAACTTGCACAGCTACAGGACAGAGCCGAATGTGCACA ATTCAATCAAGATGGAGCCAGAGTCACCACCTCAGTACTCGGACAGTCCCGTGTTTTCCAAGCTCCAGGACGACACGACGGCGGCATCACTAAATATCGAGTGCCGCGTGTGCGGGGACAAAGCCTCAGGGTTTCACTATGGCGTCCATGCCTGTGAGGGCTGCAAG GGTTTCTTCAGACGCACTATCAGGTTAAAGCTGGTGTACGATCACTGTGATCTCCACTGTCGCATTCACAAGAAGTCCCGCAACAAATGCCAATACTGTCGCTTCCAGAAGTGCCTTAATGTCGGCATGTCACACAACG CTATTCGTTTTGGCCGGATGCCTCaggcagagaaggagaagctTCTGGCGGAGTTCTCGTCTGACATGGAGCACATGCACCCGGAAGCAGCAGATCTGAGGGCCTTGGCCCGCCATCTGTACGAGGCCTATCTGAAATACTTCCCCCTCACCAAGGCCAAGGCTAGAGCCATCCTCTCTGGGAAGACCGGAGACAACGCG CCTTTTGTCATCCATGACATTAAGTCTCTAATGGAAGGAGAGCAGTTCATCAATTGCAGGCAGATGCCCATCCAGGAGCAGCAGCCGGCCTCTGTCATCACAGCCGCACACGGAG GCCTCACAGAACATCACATGGGGTCGGATTATGGCGTCTGGGGAATGACAAGCATCAGCGGACAGGAGCCACAGAACGCTTTGGAGCTACGTTTCTTCCAAAGCTGTCAGTCACGCTCTGCTGAAGCAGTGAGGGAAGTGACTGAGTTTGCCAAGAGCATCCCAGGATTCACTGATCTGGATCTAAACGATCAG GTGACTTTGCTGAAGTATGGTGTGATAGAGGTCTTGATTATCATGATGTCCCCTCTGATGAACAAAGACGGGACCCTGATCTCCTACGGACAGATCTTCATGACGCGGGAGTTCCTCAAGAGTCTCAGGAAACCCTTCTGTCAAATGATGGAACCGAAGTTCGAGTTCTCCGTTAAGTTCAACACGCTCGAGCTGGACGACAGTGACATGGCGCTGTTTCTGGTTGTCATCATCCTCAGCGGGG ACCGTCCAGGCCTTCTGAACGTGAAACCCATCGAGCAGCTTCAGGAGACCGTGCTTCATTCGctcgagctgcagctgaagctgAACCACCCGGACTCTCTGCAGCTGTTCGCCAAGCTGCTCCAGAAGATGACCGACCTGCGGCAGATCGTCACAGACCACGTGCACCTCATCCAGCTGCTGAAGAAGACCGAGGTGGACATGTGCCTACACCCGCTGCTGCAGGAGATCATGAAGGACTTGTATTAG